A DNA window from Thalassospiraceae bacterium LMO-JJ14 contains the following coding sequences:
- a CDS encoding SPOR domain-containing protein, which yields MKYSSTLDVSSYVAQVPEAETPFKTAERSDEELLILQMTLGKIILRDAIFGFPKQGSLILPLTDVVEALEFPITVDAENGRAQGWFLDENRLFSLDLAASKVVIAGEVRPVDPAFVEQLPDDIYVDVRTLSTWFPIDIEYDIPNLILNIESREPLPIEARLQREQRRKRIFGQRGGKGRTYDKLEVPYKWITWPVSDTTLDFTVSSSDEGPTLSRNYTTLATADLVKLNADVFLSGTQDDRLKVARIKLGRQDVDGGLLGKLDATKFAVGDIYGPQIAHMTRTKLGRGFSISNTPIGDETEFDRITLQGDLQLGWEVELYRNEILLDFRESQDDGRYLFEDVPLLFGVNVIKLVFYGPQGQQREEIQQIRVGPDQIKPGSHTYNVSYNQQNRLTLMGDDEDNNSDGFQGKSRYAAQYKYGINKNLSVGTNFASIPFEGGHKMYTGGNVVTSLGPVYLRTDLTKDIKGGWAGTLSGQTQLFGVSVFAEHTILNDFLSEEYDNETDPLESETRLRIDGVIRSDLLPHIPYALNVTHENFKSRDKTTTLQNRLSTAIGRASISNTLNLTLTDPAESEDTKTAAGTFQVGGSIGNLRTRGQLAYDAMPEPALTTVALSGDWKLNSSLNARAGISKELTDSGLTSYTAGVNSDFEIVAAGLEGTYDTGGNYSAKLKLSYSWGKDAADGGLRVASKATAERGTMTARVFRDLDGNGTFTEGVDEPLEGVSFASGRTKLKQQTNADGIAFITSLDTFEPVNFEIDKGTLEDPYWIPTPEGVEVTLRPGVPGHVDFAVVTTGEIDGVIYRRDGKWSKPVSDVIVQLVDSNGDIAQEVRSQYDGFYLLEFIRPGTYQLRIDPEQLARLQLPDVEPRNIIIGQDGTILNGEDFVIGEAAEGKLEARVLLASFASADEARKAWDEIRSALPEIFQDVTAEFPETPAQDNRARYVDLYALPFPSRDAAENACIELRARFGDTFCNPLNISIK from the coding sequence GTGAAGTATTCGTCCACCCTGGATGTTTCTTCATACGTTGCGCAGGTCCCCGAAGCCGAAACCCCTTTCAAAACTGCCGAACGCAGTGACGAGGAATTGCTGATCCTGCAGATGACTCTTGGAAAGATCATTCTGCGCGATGCAATTTTCGGTTTCCCCAAGCAGGGTAGTCTTATCCTGCCGTTAACTGACGTCGTTGAAGCGTTGGAGTTTCCCATCACTGTTGACGCTGAAAACGGACGTGCACAGGGCTGGTTCCTTGACGAGAACAGGTTGTTTTCGCTTGATCTCGCAGCCAGCAAAGTCGTGATCGCCGGGGAGGTCCGCCCCGTCGATCCCGCTTTCGTCGAACAGTTGCCCGACGACATCTATGTCGATGTCCGCACCCTGTCGACATGGTTCCCGATCGATATCGAGTACGATATCCCGAACCTGATCTTGAATATCGAATCCCGTGAACCGTTGCCGATCGAAGCCCGGCTGCAACGAGAACAACGGCGCAAGAGGATTTTCGGACAGCGTGGCGGTAAGGGCCGCACATACGACAAGCTTGAGGTCCCTTACAAATGGATCACCTGGCCGGTATCCGACACAACGCTTGATTTTACCGTGAGTTCCAGTGACGAAGGTCCAACGCTCAGCAGGAACTACACAACCCTGGCGACCGCGGATCTGGTCAAACTCAATGCAGATGTTTTCCTGTCCGGCACTCAGGACGACCGGCTCAAGGTCGCGCGCATTAAATTGGGCCGCCAGGATGTGGATGGCGGTCTGCTTGGAAAACTCGATGCGACCAAGTTTGCTGTCGGCGACATTTACGGCCCTCAAATCGCGCACATGACCCGCACCAAGCTCGGCCGCGGCTTCAGCATTTCCAACACCCCGATCGGCGACGAAACGGAATTCGACCGCATCACCCTGCAAGGCGATCTGCAGCTTGGCTGGGAAGTCGAACTGTACCGAAACGAAATTCTTCTCGATTTCCGTGAATCCCAGGACGACGGCCGGTATCTGTTCGAGGATGTGCCGCTGCTGTTCGGCGTCAACGTCATCAAGCTGGTATTTTATGGCCCGCAAGGCCAGCAACGTGAGGAAATACAGCAGATCCGCGTCGGCCCGGACCAGATCAAACCCGGTTCACACACCTACAATGTGTCGTACAACCAGCAAAACCGTCTCACGCTCATGGGCGACGACGAAGACAACAACAGCGACGGATTCCAGGGGAAATCCCGTTACGCGGCGCAGTACAAGTACGGCATCAACAAAAACCTGTCCGTCGGCACAAACTTTGCCAGCATCCCGTTCGAAGGCGGCCACAAAATGTACACGGGTGGCAATGTCGTAACATCGCTGGGGCCGGTCTATCTCCGTACGGACCTGACCAAGGATATTAAGGGCGGCTGGGCCGGAACGCTATCGGGACAGACCCAGTTGTTCGGCGTTAGCGTGTTCGCAGAACACACGATTCTGAACGATTTCCTGAGCGAAGAATACGACAACGAAACCGATCCGCTGGAATCTGAAACCCGGCTCAGAATAGACGGCGTAATCCGCTCTGATCTTTTACCGCATATTCCCTATGCCCTGAATGTCACTCATGAGAACTTCAAGTCCCGCGACAAGACGACAACCCTGCAAAACCGCTTATCCACGGCCATCGGGCGGGCATCGATTTCCAATACACTCAATCTGACGCTCACCGATCCTGCCGAAAGCGAGGATACGAAAACCGCTGCGGGTACCTTCCAGGTCGGCGGCTCCATCGGCAACCTTCGGACCCGTGGCCAGCTTGCATACGACGCCATGCCCGAACCAGCTTTGACCACCGTTGCCCTGTCGGGAGACTGGAAACTGAATTCGAGCCTTAATGCACGCGCCGGCATCTCCAAGGAACTGACCGATTCCGGACTGACGTCCTATACGGCAGGCGTCAACTCCGACTTCGAGATCGTCGCTGCAGGCCTCGAAGGCACATATGACACCGGCGGTAATTATTCGGCCAAGCTCAAGCTTTCTTACTCATGGGGCAAGGACGCCGCTGACGGCGGCCTGCGCGTGGCATCGAAGGCCACTGCCGAGCGCGGCACCATGACAGCCCGCGTGTTTAGGGATCTGGACGGCAACGGCACCTTTACAGAAGGTGTCGACGAACCGCTTGAAGGCGTCAGCTTTGCTTCCGGCCGCACCAAGCTGAAACAACAAACGAATGCCGACGGCATTGCGTTCATTACCTCGCTCGACACGTTTGAGCCGGTCAACTTCGAGATCGACAAAGGAACTCTCGAAGACCCTTATTGGATCCCGACTCCTGAAGGTGTCGAAGTGACCTTGCGGCCAGGCGTCCCGGGTCATGTGGATTTTGCCGTCGTCACGACCGGCGAAATCGATGGTGTGATTTACCGCCGTGACGGCAAATGGTCGAAACCTGTATCCGATGTCATTGTTCAGCTTGTCGACAGCAACGGTGATATCGCTCAGGAAGTCCGCTCACAGTACGACGGCTTCTATCTCCTCGAATTCATCCGTCCGGGGACTTATCAGCTCAGGATAGACCCCGAACAGCTTGCGCGCCTGCAACTGCCGGACGTCGAGCCACGCAATATAATAATTGGCCAGGACGGTACCATTCTAAATGGCGAGGACTTCGTCATCGGCGAAGCCGCCGAAGGCAAGCTTGAAGCCCGCGTGCTTCTGGCATCGTTTGCGAGCGCCGATGAAGCCCGCAAGGCTTGGGACGAGATCAGATCGGCGCTGCCCGAGATTTTCCAGGACGTCACCGCCGAGTTCCCGGAGACACCGGCGCAGGACAACCGCGCCAGGTATGTCGATCTTTATGCGCTGCCGTTCCCGAGCCGCGACGCCGCCGAGAACGCCTGCATCGAACTGCGCGCGCGCTTCGGCGACACGTTCTGCAACCCGCTCAATATCTCGATCAAATAA